The proteins below are encoded in one region of Rhizobacter sp.:
- a CDS encoding fibronectin type III domain-containing protein, translating to MKFTRILFVAAALGVAASSASAAVVALPAYNVDKSQITVSGLSSGGFMANQLGYAYSATFSGVGVFAAGPYMCAGHSNYTACMYNATISASMLSTMQADLNNWSGTAIDNKANVANQKVYLFVGTSDSTVGPNPMDALKTQYTNNGVPAANLEYVKRASTAHVFPTDFDSTGNNACGTSASPYISNCGYDGAKALFTKLYGTLNARNNAPAAANYIEFNQSTYSNNNPGMAASGWLYVPSACASGTQCRLHVALHGCQQSTSNITDKFVKNTGYTRWADTNNIIVLFPQTKVDSTSRPTSASGSLPNPNACWDWVGWYGSNFAQKAGTQAAAIKAMVDRVASGSTGGGGTLPAPTSVSTSNATTSSMTVTWSTVSNAVGYNVYRNGAKVNGAAVTTTSYTDSGLAAGTTYSWTVRALDANGAEGATSAPASGTTTGTPPPTATCTTASNYAHTTAGRATQSGGYTYAKGSGQNMGLWNVFVTTTLKQTGTDYYVIGTCP from the coding sequence TTGAAATTCACCCGCATCCTCTTCGTGGCGGCCGCCCTCGGCGTGGCCGCGTCATCGGCCAGCGCCGCCGTGGTGGCACTGCCGGCCTACAACGTCGACAAGAGCCAGATCACCGTGTCGGGCCTGTCGTCGGGCGGCTTCATGGCCAACCAGCTCGGCTACGCCTACTCGGCCACCTTCTCGGGCGTGGGCGTGTTCGCCGCCGGCCCCTACATGTGCGCCGGCCACAGCAACTACACCGCCTGCATGTACAACGCGACCATCAGCGCCAGCATGCTCAGCACCATGCAGGCCGACCTCAACAACTGGAGCGGCACGGCCATCGACAACAAGGCCAACGTCGCCAACCAGAAGGTCTACCTCTTCGTCGGCACCAGCGATTCGACCGTCGGCCCCAACCCGATGGATGCGCTGAAGACGCAGTACACCAACAACGGTGTGCCCGCCGCCAACCTCGAGTACGTGAAGCGCGCGAGCACCGCGCACGTCTTCCCGACCGACTTCGACTCGACCGGCAACAACGCCTGCGGCACCAGCGCCTCGCCCTACATCTCGAACTGCGGCTACGACGGCGCCAAGGCGCTCTTCACCAAGCTTTACGGCACGCTCAACGCGCGCAACAACGCGCCCGCCGCGGCCAACTACATCGAGTTCAACCAGTCGACCTACAGCAACAACAACCCCGGCATGGCCGCGAGCGGCTGGCTCTATGTGCCGTCAGCCTGCGCGAGCGGCACGCAATGCAGGCTGCACGTGGCGCTGCACGGCTGCCAGCAGAGCACTTCCAACATCACCGACAAGTTCGTGAAGAACACCGGCTACACCCGCTGGGCCGACACCAACAACATCATCGTGCTCTTCCCGCAGACCAAGGTCGACAGCACCAGCCGCCCCACCTCGGCCAGCGGCTCGCTGCCCAACCCCAACGCCTGCTGGGACTGGGTCGGCTGGTACGGCAGCAACTTCGCGCAGAAGGCGGGCACGCAGGCCGCCGCCATCAAGGCGATGGTCGACCGCGTGGCCTCCGGCTCCACGGGCGGAGGGGGCACGCTCCCCGCGCCCACCAGCGTGAGCACCTCCAACGCCACTACCAGCAGCATGACCGTCACCTGGAGCACCGTGAGCAACGCGGTGGGCTACAACGTCTACCGCAACGGCGCCAAGGTCAACGGCGCGGCCGTCACCACCACCAGCTACACCGACAGCGGCCTCGCCGCCGGCACCACCTACAGCTGGACGGTGCGCGCGCTCGACGCCAACGGCGCCGAAGGCGCGACCTCCGCGCCCGCGAGCGGCACCACCACCGGCACGCCGCCACCCACCGCCACCTGCACCACCGCGAGCAACTACGCGCACACCACCGCGGGCCGTGCCACGCAAAGCGGCGGCTACACCTATGCGAAGGGCTCGGGCCAGAACATGGGGCTGTGGAACGTGTTCGTGACGACCACGCTCAAGCAGACCGGCACCGACTACTACGTGATCGGCACCTGCCCCTGA
- a CDS encoding HAMP domain-containing protein: MKLQLSVARRLALGFASLVLMLVGVATLNGLEIRSMGARMQHIVEVDSARSDLAQALLAHIGQMSVQARSIALLTDLREIDNEMKALNATVARYQETERTLAASLDASTASDEERQLVGEIGATAKVAIPLLLRAARQGQDGSNIEATTTLMTQARPQEVLWRGKAEQLMAVERQSSVASYASAVSGQQRALSIAAVVVAIAVLAGALLGWRITRSVKQPIDRAIRVAERIAEGDLSSQVDVGSHDEIGRLLLAIAAMQERLRTLVGQIRESSDSIHVASAEVSTGNLDLSQRTERAASSLQQTASSMEDLTSTVRHSASAAEKANQLAHRASAVATRGGEVVSQMVSTMREIDDSSRKISDIIGVIDGIAFQTNILALNAGVEAARAGDQGRGFAVVASEVRNLAQRSAVAAKEIKALIDTSVDKVDAGSRLVKAAGETMVEIVTSVDEVAAIVGEITTAASAQSTGISQVSSAVTQLDQVTQQNAALVEEASAAAESLREQAQSLTNVVSAFRLK, translated from the coding sequence ATGAAGCTCCAGCTCTCCGTCGCCCGGCGCCTCGCGCTGGGCTTTGCCAGCCTGGTGCTGATGCTCGTGGGCGTGGCCACGCTCAACGGGCTGGAGATCCGCTCGATGGGCGCGCGCATGCAGCACATCGTCGAAGTCGATAGCGCGCGCAGCGACCTCGCGCAGGCGCTGCTCGCCCACATCGGCCAGATGTCGGTGCAGGCCCGCTCGATCGCCTTGCTCACCGACCTGCGCGAGATCGACAACGAGATGAAGGCGCTCAACGCCACCGTGGCCCGCTACCAGGAGACGGAGCGCACGCTGGCCGCGTCGCTCGACGCGTCCACAGCCTCCGACGAGGAGCGCCAGCTCGTCGGCGAGATCGGCGCCACCGCCAAGGTGGCCATTCCCTTGCTGCTGCGCGCTGCCCGGCAGGGGCAGGACGGCTCCAACATCGAAGCCACCACCACCCTCATGACGCAGGCCCGGCCGCAAGAAGTGCTGTGGCGCGGCAAGGCCGAGCAGCTGATGGCGGTGGAGCGGCAGTCGAGCGTGGCCTCGTATGCGAGCGCCGTGTCGGGCCAGCAGCGCGCCTTGTCGATCGCGGCGGTGGTGGTGGCCATCGCCGTGCTCGCGGGTGCGTTGCTGGGCTGGCGCATCACGCGCAGCGTGAAGCAGCCCATCGACCGCGCCATCCGCGTGGCCGAGCGCATCGCCGAGGGCGACTTGAGCTCGCAGGTGGATGTGGGCTCGCACGACGAGATCGGCCGCCTGCTGCTGGCCATCGCCGCCATGCAGGAGCGGCTGCGCACGCTGGTCGGCCAGATCCGCGAGTCGTCCGACAGCATCCACGTGGCGAGTGCCGAGGTCAGCACCGGCAACCTCGACCTGAGCCAGCGCACCGAGCGGGCCGCGTCGAGCCTTCAGCAGACGGCCTCGTCGATGGAAGACTTGACGAGCACCGTGCGCCACAGCGCCAGCGCCGCCGAGAAGGCCAACCAGCTCGCGCACCGCGCCTCGGCGGTGGCCACGCGCGGCGGCGAGGTGGTGTCGCAGATGGTGTCGACCATGCGCGAGATCGACGACAGCTCGCGCAAGATCAGCGACATCATCGGCGTGATCGACGGCATCGCCTTCCAGACCAACATCCTCGCGCTCAACGCGGGCGTGGAGGCGGCGCGCGCCGGTGACCAGGGCCGCGGCTTCGCGGTGGTGGCGAGCGAGGTGCGCAATCTCGCGCAGCGCAGCGCCGTGGCCGCGAAGGAGATCAAGGCCTTGATCGACACCAGCGTCGACAAGGTCGATGCCGGGTCGCGCCTGGTGAAGGCGGCGGGCGAGACGATGGTCGAGATCGTGACGAGCGTCGACGAGGTGGCCGCGATCGTCGGGGAGATCACCACCGCTGCCTCGGCGCAGAGCACAGGCATCAGCCAGGTGAGCAGCGCCGTCACGCAGCTCGACCAGGTCACCCAGCAGAACGCCGCGCTGGTGGAAGAAGCCTCTGCCGCCGCCGAGAGCCTGCGCGAGCAGGCGCAGAGCCTCACCAACGTGGTGTCGGCCTTCCGGCTGAAGTAG
- a CDS encoding branched-chain amino acid ABC transporter permease: MKALCYALFACAFNLLLGYTGLLSFGHAAFMGAAAYGTGWLVRSGGLTPELGLIAGVLVAAALGLVVGLIAIRRQGIYFAMITLAMAQMIFFICLQAPFTGGEDGLQGVPRGKLFGLLPLDNDLAMYFFVLAIFVAVYLFIVRVVHSPYGQVLKAIRENEPRAISLGYNVNRYKLLAFVLSTAIAGLAGGLKTLVLGFATLSDVHWSLSGEVILMTLLGGLGTFAGPVVGAFTIIGLQNCLADRVGSWVTVIIGAIFVVCVLAFRRGFVGEFIARRKKPAAAEPAAAAPAQVKAHA; the protein is encoded by the coding sequence ATGAAGGCGCTCTGCTACGCGCTCTTCGCGTGTGCCTTCAACCTGCTGCTCGGCTACACCGGCCTCCTGTCGTTCGGCCACGCCGCCTTCATGGGTGCGGCGGCCTACGGCACGGGCTGGCTGGTGCGCTCGGGTGGGCTCACACCTGAGCTGGGCTTGATCGCCGGCGTGCTGGTGGCCGCTGCGCTCGGCCTGGTGGTCGGGCTGATTGCCATCCGTCGCCAGGGCATCTACTTCGCGATGATCACGCTCGCGATGGCGCAGATGATCTTCTTCATCTGCCTGCAGGCGCCGTTCACCGGCGGTGAAGACGGGCTGCAGGGCGTGCCGCGCGGCAAGCTCTTCGGCCTCTTGCCGCTCGACAACGACCTTGCGATGTACTTCTTCGTGCTGGCCATCTTCGTGGCGGTGTACCTCTTCATCGTGCGCGTGGTGCACTCGCCCTACGGCCAGGTGCTGAAGGCGATCCGCGAGAACGAGCCGCGTGCCATCTCGCTCGGCTACAACGTCAACCGCTACAAGCTGCTCGCCTTTGTGCTGTCGACCGCCATCGCCGGCCTGGCCGGTGGGCTGAAGACACTGGTGCTGGGGTTCGCCACCTTGTCCGACGTGCACTGGTCGCTCTCGGGCGAGGTGATCCTGATGACGCTGCTCGGCGGCCTCGGCACCTTCGCCGGCCCGGTGGTGGGTGCCTTCACCATCATCGGCCTGCAGAACTGCCTCGCCGACCGCGTGGGCTCGTGGGTCACGGTGATCATCGGCGCCATCTTCGTGGTCTGCGTGCTGGCCTTCCGCCGTGGCTTCGTGGGCGAGTTCATCGCGCGCCGCAAGAAGCCGGCTGCGGCCGAGCCGGCGGCGGCGGCGCCCGCGCAGGTGAAAGCGCACGCATGA
- a CDS encoding branched-chain amino acid ABC transporter permease codes for MTEIFGIPIQAFMGQLMLGLVNGSFYAMLSLGLAVIFGLLGIVNFAHGALYMIGAYVAWFSLETFGLNYWMALLLAPLVVGALGLVIERTLLKHLYKLDPIYGLLLTFGISLIFEGVFREQYGVSGQSYSVPDALQGATNLGFMVLPNYRAWVIVASLIVCLGTWALIEKTSLGAKLRAGTENPALVQAFGINVPMMVMFTYAGGAALAALAGVLAAPVIQITPLMGTNLIIVVFAVVVIGGMGSILGSILTGLALGLVEGLTKVFYPEASNIVVFVIMAIVLMIRPAGLFGKEK; via the coding sequence ATGACTGAAATCTTTGGTATCCCCATCCAGGCCTTCATGGGGCAACTCATGCTCGGCCTGGTGAACGGCTCGTTCTACGCCATGCTGAGCCTCGGCCTGGCGGTGATCTTCGGCCTCTTGGGCATCGTGAACTTCGCGCATGGCGCGCTGTACATGATCGGCGCCTACGTGGCCTGGTTCTCGCTCGAGACCTTCGGACTCAACTACTGGATGGCGCTGCTGCTCGCGCCGCTGGTGGTGGGTGCGCTCGGCCTCGTGATCGAGCGCACGCTGCTCAAGCACCTCTACAAGCTCGACCCGATCTACGGGCTCTTGCTCACCTTCGGCATCTCGCTGATCTTCGAAGGTGTGTTCCGCGAGCAGTACGGCGTGTCGGGCCAGTCGTACTCGGTGCCTGACGCGCTGCAAGGTGCCACCAACCTCGGCTTCATGGTGCTGCCCAACTACCGCGCCTGGGTGATCGTGGCCTCGCTCATCGTCTGCCTGGGCACCTGGGCCTTGATCGAGAAGACGAGCCTCGGCGCCAAGCTGCGCGCCGGCACCGAGAACCCGGCGCTGGTGCAGGCCTTCGGCATCAACGTGCCGATGATGGTGATGTTCACCTACGCGGGTGGTGCGGCGCTCGCCGCGCTGGCCGGCGTGCTGGCGGCGCCGGTGATCCAGATCACGCCGCTCATGGGCACCAACCTCATCATCGTCGTCTTCGCGGTGGTGGTGATCGGCGGCATGGGCTCCATCCTCGGCTCCATCCTCACCGGGCTCGCGCTCGGCCTGGTCGAGGGTCTGACGAAAGTGTTCTACCCCGAGGCGTCCAACATCGTCGTCTTCGTGATCATGGCCATCGTGCTGATGATTCGCCCCGCCGGCCTCTTCGGCAAGGAGAAGTAA